The Bacillus sp. Y1 genome has a window encoding:
- a CDS encoding sulfite reductase subunit alpha, producing MQRTAENISEQKKEETMAYSRTNPFQAKVLKNINLNGPDSNKETRHIELSLETSGLSYVPGDCLGIFPQNDPDLVASILEEMKWDAETPVIIDKSGTTLPLEEALSTHFEITLLTKKILQQAAGLTDNEQLKRLVAAENIAELKEYVDGRDLLDLLQDFGPWNGTAQEIVALLRKLPPRLYSIASSFVANPGQVHLTIGAVRYTAHGRDRKGVCSVQCAERLEEGDTIPVFIQQNKHFNLPESGEADIIMVGPGTGIAPFRSFIQERAIIKSEGRSWLFFGDQHAATDFLYKEELEGYVKEGSLTKLETAFSRDSEQKVYVQHKMLENSKEIYEWLEKGGYFYVCGDKTYMAKDVHEALITIIETEGSISREDAESYLNDLKKQGRYQRDVY from the coding sequence ATGCAACGAACTGCAGAAAATATTTCAGAACAAAAAAAGGAAGAGACTATGGCTTATTCTAGAACAAATCCCTTTCAAGCAAAGGTCCTTAAAAATATTAATTTAAATGGCCCTGATTCTAATAAAGAAACAAGACATATAGAGTTGTCGTTAGAAACTTCTGGCCTTTCATACGTACCAGGAGATTGCCTTGGGATTTTTCCACAAAATGATCCTGATTTAGTTGCTTCTATTCTTGAAGAAATGAAGTGGGATGCAGAAACGCCTGTAATCATTGATAAATCTGGTACAACACTACCACTGGAAGAAGCTTTATCCACTCACTTTGAAATTACGTTATTAACAAAGAAGATTTTACAACAAGCTGCGGGACTAACTGACAACGAACAGCTAAAAAGGCTAGTAGCAGCTGAAAATATTGCTGAACTCAAGGAATATGTGGATGGGCGTGACTTACTTGACTTGTTACAAGACTTTGGACCGTGGAACGGGACAGCTCAAGAAATTGTAGCTCTATTAAGAAAATTACCACCACGTCTTTATTCTATCGCAAGCAGTTTTGTCGCTAATCCTGGGCAAGTACATTTAACAATTGGTGCTGTACGATATACAGCTCATGGTCGTGATCGTAAGGGAGTATGTTCAGTACAATGTGCAGAACGTCTTGAAGAAGGCGATACAATTCCTGTATTTATTCAACAAAACAAGCACTTTAATCTACCTGAATCTGGCGAAGCAGATATTATTATGGTTGGACCAGGAACAGGAATTGCTCCGTTCCGTTCATTCATTCAAGAACGTGCAATCATTAAATCAGAAGGTAGATCTTGGTTATTCTTTGGAGACCAGCATGCGGCAACAGATTTCTTATACAAAGAAGAGTTAGAGGGCTATGTAAAGGAAGGTTCTTTAACAAAATTAGAGACTGCATTCTCTCGTGATTCAGAGCAAAAGGTGTATGTACAACACAAAATGCTTGAAAATAGTAAGGAAATTTATGAGTGGCTAGAAAAAGGTGGATATTTCTACGTTTGTGGAGATAAGACCTATATGGCAAAAGATGTGCATGAAGCACTGATTACTATTATTGAAACAGAAGGTTCGATCTCACGTGAAGATGCCGAAAGCTATTTAAATGATTTGAAAAAGCAAGGCCGATACCAACGTGATGTATACTAA
- the abc-f gene encoding ribosomal protection-like ABC-F family protein: MRELFKCKDVSYEINDVTLFKDVNVHVHEGDIIGIIGKNGAGKSTLLHVIYNHLTPTKGSIQWVERNVKMTLVEQETEVFSGEEESHVFNKKWMVPTHTDFCNLSGGERLKLRLAHGFSKESDLLLLDEPTNHLDEQGTQLLIEQIKNYKGSIILVSHDRYFLDKVATKIWSIEGTKVFEQKGNYSSYMLAREQKRLSQQRDYEKQQKMVERIEAQMNELNSWSQKAHSQSTKKEGFKEFYRVKAKRMDSQVKSKRKRLEKELEKAKVERVEPEYDVRFTIENNNKVGKRFLEVKDLSKNFEDRVLFNNGNFTLLHGEKISIIGPNGSGKTTLLKIILGQEPSEGDIWISPTATIGYLTQEVFDLPLEKTPEDLFYKETFDARGKVQNLMKHLGFTASQWKEPLQNMSMGERVKCKLMGYILEEKDVLILDEPTNHLDLPSREQLERTLAEYNGTLIIVSHDRYFLDKTTNTKLVINNMTIQKQLSDVSQKPSNLDELRLKLETERQEVLGKLSFMTPKDLAYKELDRRFNELTQKLKELI; the protein is encoded by the coding sequence ATGAGAGAACTTTTTAAATGTAAAGATGTTAGCTATGAAATAAATGACGTGACCCTATTTAAAGATGTAAATGTTCATGTTCATGAAGGAGATATCATAGGGATTATTGGAAAAAATGGAGCTGGGAAATCAACCTTACTACATGTTATATACAATCATTTAACTCCCACTAAAGGAAGTATTCAGTGGGTAGAAAGAAATGTAAAAATGACTTTAGTCGAACAAGAAACGGAAGTCTTTTCTGGGGAGGAAGAGTCACACGTTTTTAATAAAAAATGGATGGTGCCAACACACACTGATTTTTGCAATCTAAGTGGAGGAGAAAGGCTAAAGCTTCGATTAGCACATGGCTTTTCAAAAGAATCTGACCTCTTGTTATTGGATGAACCAACCAATCATTTAGATGAACAGGGCACACAGCTTTTGATTGAGCAAATAAAAAATTATAAAGGTTCGATTATTCTTGTTTCACATGATCGGTATTTTTTAGATAAAGTAGCTACAAAAATTTGGTCTATTGAAGGGACTAAAGTTTTTGAACAGAAAGGAAATTATTCTAGTTATATGTTAGCTCGCGAACAGAAAAGACTATCGCAGCAGCGAGACTATGAGAAGCAACAAAAAATGGTCGAGCGAATTGAAGCACAAATGAATGAACTCAATTCTTGGTCACAGAAAGCACATTCACAGTCCACGAAAAAGGAAGGATTTAAAGAATTTTATCGTGTAAAAGCAAAACGCATGGATTCCCAAGTAAAGTCCAAACGAAAGCGTCTTGAAAAAGAGTTAGAAAAAGCGAAAGTCGAGCGGGTGGAACCAGAGTATGATGTTCGTTTTACGATTGAAAATAATAACAAGGTTGGGAAACGATTTTTAGAAGTGAAGGACTTGTCAAAGAATTTTGAAGATCGAGTGCTATTTAACAACGGCAATTTTACACTTCTCCACGGGGAGAAGATCTCCATAATTGGTCCGAATGGAAGTGGTAAAACAACATTGTTAAAAATCATACTTGGTCAAGAACCGTCAGAAGGAGATATATGGATTTCACCAACAGCAACAATTGGTTATTTGACGCAAGAAGTGTTTGATTTACCATTAGAAAAAACACCAGAGGATCTCTTTTACAAAGAAACCTTTGATGCAAGAGGAAAAGTTCAAAATCTCATGAAGCATTTAGGTTTTACAGCTTCTCAATGGAAAGAACCTCTTCAAAATATGAGCATGGGAGAACGGGTAAAGTGTAAACTGATGGGATATATCTTAGAAGAAAAAGATGTGCTCATATTGGATGAACCAACCAATCATCTCGACTTACCTTCCCGAGAGCAGCTGGAAAGGACTTTAGCAGAGTATAATGGTACGTTAATAATTGTTTCTCACGACCGATATTTTTTGGATAAGACGACGAATACAAAACTTGTTATTAATAACATGACGATCCAAAAGCAACTTAGTGACGTATCACAAAAACCAAGTAATCTAGACGAATTGAGGCTAAAGCTTGAAACCGAGAGACAAGAAGTTCTAGGAAAACTAAGCTTTATGACCCCTAAAGATCTAGCATATAAAGAACTTGATCGTAGATTTAATGAACTGACACAAAAATTAAAAGAGCTTATTTGA
- a CDS encoding alpha/beta hydrolase family esterase, with protein sequence MMNGKKIMFLMVISLLILSIVMPVSAASIDSKNTFKLEATSLDGMEKPAIDITLGNKLPLNGYFTRNVTVGDETRTVKIYVAPETTVRDYFTVIAAPDDMTTEEFLHKSGWLDIADKKSEGLFILEPGVNGWGSAEEELAYINEAVKVLKDTKYYNTFGVFYLAGYGDGGTALQAWAMQNPLFVISSVFVETEDLDLEFIRETGEKTFAENKEISYSEVPVPTWFVNDHPSSVENLVEYWKGANDTVASGEKGSTEGLMGSTVYIQKEDSNSIVTSYSDVRSKVAVLDQGGNGVYKTGFTKKVYDFLSYYTRYDNTTVNGNVLGVRPDYEKMGVEIKEMQLDGYTREYLVYVPDSAPEENIPVVFVLAGNTQTARVFFDASHWWEVADKHGFMLVMPSEQYNSSTDVTWNVNYAPNKQNDFVFLEEIVKQIDKDYNIDPGKRYLTGQSLGSMFTNYASAVMPEYFTAFGSTSGPLLRPVEGKNDKVPFYLLFGEYDIWSWDHKIPGQTNTTVQYWLDRNELGELSDAIVTTKDRYTTYTWYDNNETPMYKYTQTKDRAHNFIVSEVWELWENWFSHWEMDGEGNRHYTE encoded by the coding sequence ATGATGAATGGTAAAAAAATCATGTTCTTAATGGTGATTTCACTATTGATACTAAGCATTGTTATGCCAGTTTCAGCTGCATCAATAGATAGTAAGAATACTTTTAAACTAGAAGCAACCTCCTTAGATGGAATGGAAAAACCAGCTATTGATATTACATTAGGTAACAAGTTGCCATTAAACGGGTATTTTACTCGGAATGTTACTGTCGGTGATGAGACGCGTACGGTAAAAATCTATGTAGCGCCAGAAACGACTGTCCGAGATTACTTTACGGTCATAGCTGCTCCAGATGATATGACAACAGAAGAGTTCCTTCACAAAAGTGGATGGCTGGATATTGCGGATAAGAAATCAGAAGGATTGTTCATACTAGAGCCTGGTGTGAATGGTTGGGGAAGTGCGGAAGAAGAACTTGCCTATATTAATGAAGCAGTAAAGGTATTAAAAGATACTAAGTATTACAATACTTTTGGTGTCTTTTATTTAGCCGGATATGGAGACGGAGGAACAGCACTTCAAGCTTGGGCGATGCAAAATCCACTCTTTGTCATTAGCTCCGTTTTTGTAGAAACGGAAGATCTTGATTTAGAATTTATTCGGGAAACAGGAGAAAAGACTTTTGCTGAAAATAAAGAGATTTCTTACTCTGAGGTTCCTGTTCCTACTTGGTTTGTAAATGATCACCCAAGTTCTGTAGAAAACTTAGTCGAATATTGGAAGGGTGCTAATGACACAGTTGCATCGGGAGAGAAAGGATCAACAGAGGGATTGATGGGAAGTACCGTCTATATACAAAAAGAAGATTCTAATAGTATTGTCACTTCTTACAGCGATGTACGTTCCAAAGTGGCAGTTCTTGATCAAGGCGGAAACGGAGTATATAAGACGGGTTTCACCAAGAAAGTTTATGATTTCCTTTCTTATTATACGCGCTATGACAACACAACCGTTAACGGCAATGTACTAGGTGTAAGACCTGATTACGAAAAAATGGGTGTTGAGATCAAGGAAATGCAATTAGATGGATATACTCGCGAGTATTTAGTTTATGTCCCGGATTCTGCACCTGAGGAAAACATTCCGGTAGTCTTCGTACTTGCAGGAAACACGCAAACGGCACGAGTATTCTTTGACGCCAGCCATTGGTGGGAGGTAGCGGACAAACACGGATTTATGCTTGTTATGCCTAGTGAACAATACAATTCATCAACAGATGTAACATGGAATGTTAACTACGCACCCAATAAGCAAAATGATTTTGTTTTCCTAGAGGAAATAGTTAAGCAAATTGACAAAGATTACAACATTGATCCTGGGAAGCGATATTTAACTGGTCAATCTCTTGGCTCCATGTTCACGAACTATGCGAGTGCCGTCATGCCCGAATACTTTACTGCTTTTGGTTCAACTTCGGGTCCACTTTTAAGACCTGTTGAAGGGAAAAATGATAAAGTACCGTTTTATCTGCTCTTTGGTGAATATGATATTTGGAGTTGGGACCACAAGATTCCAGGACAAACAAATACTACTGTGCAATACTGGCTGGATAGAAACGAACTCGGTGAGCTGAGTGATGCTATTGTTACCACAAAGGACAGATATACGACTTACACTTGGTACGATAACAATGAAACACCGATGTACAAATATACTCAGACAAAAGATAGAGCCCATAACTTCATTGTGTCAGAAGTGTGGGAACTATGGGAAAACTGGTTCTCTCATTGGGAAATGGATGGAGAAGGAAACCGTCATTATACGGAGTAA
- a CDS encoding S-layer homology domain-containing protein, which translates to MSKLRKPFKIFLALIMVVMLVPSSPFASAAIGDNITKAEFIGKISNYFAWPHPSDYNDIWKAPLKQFNDVKTTDPFGKQIEAAYEEGLISADAFGNFNPNSEISREEAAVILVDAFKLEESNQAAPFTDYETISSEARGSVNALVELGYMTGKTAKLFKPKEPIKRSEVNQIFDKITSTMVTPVQALPKQNAIAPRRYVKLYTPTPGATIYYTTDGSTPTTSSQVYSVESKGHINEMLSNSQLPERTVVYKAIAVKDGMITSPVQTFTWKLYRPAIDDFQHVVIQEKTATSPAVYQLYNDSESVRAMAYYIEGQESGIMFDALQTQFNVKNLKEYIDKNIATKPYSMIVSHTHVDHIMQIPNFLKDHEVYINERGWAEISRQVITNPEDQAKVKNIDEGDVFDLGGSKLDVYALPGHSNSLIMLQDKKNGLLFASDIYGCTRAGSADNVNVSGVRVDLLLSLAQQTYSNYQKDGGKATKLFTGHDETPLGDNNLRLFEAALQQVVDKGEAGTSPTLRGNNDAPNSRTTTIGDMWKDGTNWISLKLAGIMGDDTEYLTSDPINYNGDSGYMKYSVLSNIEFEGGELVGKTVQFAPDSQPFSWAGETITVSNSLPNKFDPWSYDYTVKVPENNDEITVIPTTMSTKVKSIRINGKKVDYRSANKVAVSNGSVIKIEIVAPDKVTTSTYTFTVEKY; encoded by the coding sequence ATGTCTAAACTTAGGAAACCATTTAAGATTTTCTTAGCCTTGATTATGGTCGTCATGTTAGTACCAAGCTCTCCCTTTGCATCTGCTGCGATTGGAGACAACATTACAAAAGCAGAGTTTATCGGAAAGATTTCTAACTATTTCGCGTGGCCACACCCTAGTGATTACAACGATATTTGGAAAGCACCACTTAAACAGTTTAATGATGTAAAAACGACAGATCCATTTGGGAAACAGATAGAGGCCGCTTATGAGGAAGGTCTTATAAGCGCTGACGCTTTTGGTAATTTTAATCCCAATAGCGAAATCTCTCGTGAAGAAGCAGCTGTAATACTTGTAGATGCATTTAAACTAGAAGAGTCAAATCAGGCAGCACCATTTACAGACTATGAAACGATAAGTTCAGAGGCTAGAGGAAGTGTCAATGCCTTAGTAGAATTAGGTTATATGACTGGAAAAACAGCAAAGCTTTTTAAGCCTAAAGAGCCGATTAAAAGATCTGAGGTAAATCAAATATTTGATAAGATAACGAGCACAATGGTCACTCCAGTCCAAGCGCTTCCAAAACAAAATGCTATTGCCCCAAGAAGATACGTTAAACTTTATACTCCTACACCAGGCGCTACTATCTACTACACTACTGACGGTTCCACTCCAACTACATCAAGTCAAGTCTATTCAGTAGAATCAAAAGGTCATATAAATGAAATGTTAAGTAATAGCCAATTACCTGAGCGAACAGTGGTATACAAGGCTATTGCTGTAAAGGATGGCATGATCACAAGTCCAGTACAGACTTTCACTTGGAAACTTTATCGTCCGGCGATTGATGATTTCCAACATGTTGTTATCCAGGAGAAAACGGCTACAAGTCCTGCAGTTTATCAGCTGTATAATGATTCAGAATCTGTCCGTGCGATGGCCTACTATATTGAAGGGCAAGAGAGTGGTATCATGTTCGATGCCTTACAAACCCAGTTTAATGTGAAAAACCTGAAAGAGTATATTGACAAGAACATAGCCACAAAGCCTTACTCTATGATCGTTTCCCATACACATGTGGATCATATTATGCAAATCCCTAATTTCTTAAAAGATCATGAGGTTTATATTAATGAGCGTGGGTGGGCAGAGATTTCAAGACAAGTAATTACTAATCCGGAAGATCAGGCTAAAGTTAAGAATATAGATGAAGGTGATGTATTTGATCTTGGAGGTAGTAAACTTGATGTGTATGCCTTACCGGGTCATAGCAATAGTCTAATCATGCTTCAAGACAAAAAGAATGGTCTCCTGTTTGCTTCTGATATATATGGATGTACCCGTGCAGGTTCGGCCGACAATGTAAATGTATCAGGTGTAAGAGTTGATCTTCTACTTTCGCTAGCACAACAAACTTATTCTAACTACCAGAAGGATGGTGGAAAGGCTACCAAATTATTCACTGGCCACGATGAGACACCACTTGGTGATAACAATTTAAGATTGTTTGAGGCAGCTTTACAACAAGTAGTTGATAAGGGGGAAGCGGGTACATCTCCGACCTTACGTGGAAATAATGATGCGCCAAATAGTCGTACAACAACTATAGGGGATATGTGGAAAGATGGAACAAATTGGATTTCCTTAAAGCTTGCGGGTATTATGGGGGACGATACAGAATATTTAACCTCAGATCCAATCAACTATAACGGAGATTCTGGTTATATGAAGTATTCTGTCCTTTCAAATATTGAGTTTGAAGGTGGAGAACTCGTTGGTAAAACCGTACAGTTCGCTCCGGATTCTCAACCTTTCTCATGGGCTGGTGAAACGATTACTGTTAGCAATTCCTTACCAAATAAATTTGACCCATGGTCTTATGACTATACAGTTAAAGTGCCTGAGAATAATGATGAAATAACCGTAATTCCTACAACCATGTCTACTAAAGTAAAGTCAATTAGAATTAACGGCAAAAAAGTTGATTATCGTTCAGCCAATAAGGTGGCGGTTTCGAATGGCTCCGTTATTAAAATTGAAATAGTAGCACCTGACAAAGTAACAACAAGTACCTATACCTTCACGGTAGAAAAATATTAA